Proteins from a genomic interval of Halopseudomonas litoralis:
- the lolD gene encoding lipoprotein-releasing ABC transporter ATP-binding protein LolD, with amino-acid sequence MTEVVLECRKLSKHYAVGPQQLQVLGGIDLVLRAGERIAIVGSSGSGKTTLLNMLGGLDTPSTGEVWLAGQQMSALKEAERGRLRNTGLGFVYQFHHLLAEFTALENVCTPLLIGSTPISEARERGLAMLERVGLSARAGHKPAELSGGERQRVAIARALINEPACVLLDEPTGNLDQHTARGVQQLMLELSQRLNTAFLVVTHDLALAGQMDRVLTLNEGCLVQQPA; translated from the coding sequence ATGACTGAAGTAGTACTGGAATGCCGGAAACTGAGCAAGCATTACGCGGTGGGCCCGCAACAGCTGCAGGTATTGGGTGGGATTGATCTTGTCCTGCGTGCCGGTGAGCGCATCGCCATTGTCGGCAGCTCCGGGTCGGGCAAGACCACGCTGCTGAACATGCTGGGTGGGTTGGATACGCCCAGTACCGGCGAGGTGTGGCTGGCGGGGCAGCAGATGTCCGCACTCAAGGAGGCCGAGCGCGGCCGGTTGCGTAATACCGGACTGGGGTTCGTTTATCAGTTCCATCATCTGCTGGCCGAGTTCACCGCGCTGGAGAACGTCTGTACGCCATTGCTTATCGGTTCCACACCGATAAGTGAGGCGCGTGAGCGGGGACTGGCGATGCTTGAGCGGGTTGGTTTATCAGCCCGCGCCGGGCACAAGCCGGCAGAGCTGTCTGGTGGTGAACGTCAGCGGGTGGCCATTGCCCGGGCGCTGATCAATGAGCCAGCTTGCGTACTGCTCGACGAGCCTACCGGCAACCTGGATCAGCACACGGCGCGAGGTGTCCAGCAACTGATGCTGGAGCTCAGTCAGCGGCTGAATACGGCATTTCTGGTGGTGACCCATGATCTGGCCCTGGCGGGACAGATGGATCGGGTGCTGACGCTGAATGAAGGTTGTCTGGTACAGCAACCAGCCTGA
- a CDS encoding PilZ domain-containing protein: MQKDTPYDVHAGYFQIQDQLALDYRPANAPTDGQASQPEQSPLFGLLGELHLLDHESQHLLRQVGERDRNLAAYLKILGKRVELIGRALALQMTDDMGAPVAVTLSEAGLGFSACDALEVGSWISLRLLLPTPVGLSAPARVVDCALDNASGRYLIQVSFEQLNDAQRQLLARHIVQKQAQEIRAAKNNERTST, from the coding sequence ATGCAAAAAGACACTCCATATGACGTGCATGCTGGTTACTTCCAGATCCAGGATCAGTTGGCGCTGGATTATCGCCCGGCCAATGCACCGACCGACGGCCAGGCATCCCAGCCCGAACAGTCGCCACTCTTCGGCTTGCTCGGCGAACTGCACCTGTTGGACCACGAATCCCAGCACCTGTTGCGTCAGGTAGGCGAACGCGACCGCAATCTCGCTGCCTATCTGAAGATCCTCGGCAAACGGGTCGAGTTGATCGGCCGCGCACTGGCGCTGCAGATGACCGATGACATGGGCGCACCGGTGGCTGTTACCCTGAGCGAGGCCGGCCTGGGTTTTTCGGCGTGTGACGCCCTGGAGGTGGGTAGCTGGATCAGTCTGCGCCTGCTATTGCCTACGCCGGTTGGCCTGAGCGCACCTGCCAGAGTAGTCGATTGTGCACTCGACAACGCTTCCGGACGGTATCTGATACAGGTAAGCTTCGAACAGCTCAATGATGCCCAGCGCCAGCTGCTGGCCCGGCATATTGTTCAGAAACAGGCACAGGAAATCCGTGCCGCGAAAAACAACGAAAGGACCTCGACATGA
- the lpxK gene encoding tetraacyldisaccharide 4'-kinase: MLRSWYGKRSWLVLLRPLSQLYQRVALNRRQRYLDNPEASWQPPVPLIVVGNITLGGTGKTPMVIWLVEHLRARGLRVGVISRGYGAQPPSLPWRIQPAEDGPEQVGDEPLLIAGRCQVPVIIDPDRARAGRHLLEHAEVDVIISDDGLQHYRMGRTLELVMLDHARGLGNARCLPEGPLREPASRLDSVDLVVRNGAEVDTAGAFAMQLQATELVNLKTGQRIKPAEWKSHPGVQAVAGIGNPQRFCKTLENLALVPTLHAFADHARYNAESFAEFDHGEPLIMTEKDAVKCVSFAREHWWFLRVDAQLSAAFAAALHERLDSHLPSSRNISP, encoded by the coding sequence ATGCTGCGCTCCTGGTACGGAAAGCGCAGCTGGCTGGTACTGCTGCGCCCGCTATCGCAGCTGTACCAGCGGGTCGCGCTGAACCGTCGACAGCGCTATCTGGACAATCCCGAAGCGAGTTGGCAACCGCCAGTGCCGCTGATTGTGGTGGGCAATATCACCCTCGGTGGTACGGGCAAGACGCCCATGGTGATCTGGTTGGTCGAGCACCTGCGTGCCCGCGGCTTGCGGGTAGGCGTCATCAGTCGTGGCTATGGTGCGCAACCGCCCTCGTTGCCGTGGCGTATTCAGCCTGCTGAGGACGGGCCGGAACAGGTTGGTGACGAGCCGCTATTGATCGCTGGCCGCTGCCAGGTGCCGGTGATAATCGACCCGGATCGGGCGCGGGCAGGGCGGCATTTGCTGGAGCACGCCGAGGTTGACGTGATCATCAGCGATGACGGCCTGCAGCACTATCGCATGGGTCGCACGCTGGAACTGGTCATGCTTGACCATGCACGCGGGCTGGGCAATGCCCGCTGTCTGCCGGAAGGCCCGCTGCGCGAACCGGCCTCCCGCTTGGACTCGGTGGATCTGGTAGTGCGCAACGGTGCTGAGGTGGATACTGCTGGTGCCTTCGCCATGCAGCTGCAGGCGACGGAACTGGTTAATCTGAAAACCGGACAAAGGATCAAGCCGGCCGAGTGGAAGTCTCATCCCGGAGTCCAAGCGGTCGCCGGCATCGGCAACCCTCAGCGCTTCTGCAAAACGCTGGAGAATCTGGCCCTGGTGCCGACACTGCACGCCTTCGCCGATCATGCCCGTTACAATGCTGAGAGTTTTGCCGAATTCGATCATGGCGAACCGCTGATCATGACCGAAAAGGACGCGGTAAAATGCGTGAGCTTTGCGCGGGAGCACTGGTGGTTTCTGCGTGTCGACGCGCAACTGAGTGCCGCTTTTGCTGCGGCATTGCATGAAAGACTGGACAGCCATTTGCCGTCCAGCCGGAATATTTCCCCCTGA
- a CDS encoding MotA/TolQ/ExbB proton channel family protein has protein sequence MWELISAGGWLMLPIVLSSVVAVAIVFERLWALRSSRVAPANLLGQVWRWVKEGQLDASRLKSLRADSPLGEILAAGLSNTRHGREIMKESIQEAATKVIHELERYLNTLGTIAAITPLLGLLGTVIGMIDVFTAVMVQGTGNTAVLAGGISKALITTAAGLTVAIPALFFHRFFVRRVDELVVAMEQEATKLVEVVQGNRDAEPNGNGSATRAATQRPASTAKGN, from the coding sequence GTGTGGGAACTGATCAGTGCCGGTGGTTGGCTGATGTTGCCGATCGTATTGTCATCCGTTGTAGCTGTAGCCATCGTTTTTGAACGCCTGTGGGCGCTGCGCAGCAGTCGCGTTGCTCCGGCCAATCTGCTGGGGCAGGTCTGGCGCTGGGTCAAGGAAGGTCAGCTCGATGCGAGCCGATTGAAGTCGCTGCGCGCCGACTCGCCGCTGGGCGAGATCCTGGCTGCCGGTCTGTCCAATACCCGGCATGGTCGGGAGATCATGAAGGAAAGCATTCAGGAGGCCGCAACCAAGGTCATCCATGAGCTTGAGCGCTACCTAAATACCCTGGGTACCATCGCCGCCATCACCCCGCTGCTCGGTCTGTTGGGCACGGTGATCGGCATGATTGACGTGTTCACCGCCGTGATGGTGCAAGGTACCGGTAACACGGCTGTTCTGGCCGGTGGTATCTCCAAGGCGCTGATCACCACCGCTGCCGGCTTGACCGTCGCGATTCCGGCCCTGTTCTTCCATCGTTTCTTTGTCCGCCGGGTCGATGAGCTGGTGGTCGCCATGGAGCAGGAAGCTACCAAGTTGGTGGAGGTTGTGCAGGGCAATCGGGATGCGGAGCCAAATGGCAACGGTTCTGCAACGCGTGCGGCAACCCAGCGGCCTGCCAGCACGGCCAAAGGGAACTGA
- a CDS encoding glycerophosphodiester phosphodiesterase, producing the protein MLIYGHRGARGEAPENTLPSFRKAMEAGVTRVELDLHLSSDHQLMVIHDPTLKRTTGIKGKVAAHTAAELIRLDARHGLAEWPTPCPIPTLEQLFRSCPEFEHYQLEVKSGSTVQSRRVIEAITALVGDYALQDKVVITSSSRTLLKYAQQIDCALPTGLVEEYGFLDPVKSALRYGCRFLALNWKLCNPARIKQAQRRGLHVSVWTVNDPQLMLKLEEMGVDSLITDVPQLAMRVLKGQSPSRLTE; encoded by the coding sequence ATGCTCATATACGGTCATCGCGGCGCCCGTGGCGAAGCCCCGGAAAATACCCTGCCCAGCTTCCGCAAGGCAATGGAGGCTGGCGTTACCCGGGTGGAACTGGATCTGCACCTGTCATCGGACCATCAGTTGATGGTCATTCATGATCCTACACTCAAGCGCACCACAGGTATCAAGGGCAAGGTCGCTGCCCATACCGCTGCCGAACTGATACGTCTCGATGCCCGTCACGGCCTTGCCGAATGGCCAACCCCCTGCCCCATTCCCACACTTGAACAACTGTTTCGCAGTTGCCCCGAGTTCGAGCACTATCAATTGGAGGTCAAAAGCGGATCGACCGTACAATCGCGCCGGGTAATCGAGGCGATCACTGCATTGGTCGGCGATTATGCTCTGCAAGATAAGGTCGTGATCACCTCATCCAGCCGCACCCTGCTCAAATACGCGCAGCAAATTGACTGCGCATTGCCCACCGGGCTGGTCGAGGAATATGGTTTTCTGGATCCAGTGAAAAGCGCACTGCGATATGGCTGCCGCTTTCTGGCACTGAACTGGAAACTGTGCAATCCGGCCAGAATCAAGCAGGCGCAACGTCGTGGCCTGCACGTCTCGGTGTGGACAGTGAATGACCCGCAACTGATGCTCAAGCTCGAGGAGATGGGAGTGGACAGTCTGATCACCGATGTGCCGCAGTTGGCAATGAGGGTGCTGAAAGGCCAGAGTCCATCCCGGCTAACGGAATAA
- a CDS encoding Trm112 family protein produces the protein MDPKLLDILACPLCKGPLVQNQDKTELWCRADGLAFPVRDGIPVMLETEARALDADERLDH, from the coding sequence ATGGATCCCAAACTGCTCGATATCCTGGCCTGCCCGCTATGCAAGGGCCCGCTGGTACAGAATCAGGACAAGACTGAACTGTGGTGCCGCGCCGACGGCCTGGCATTCCCGGTGCGTGACGGTATTCCCGTCATGCTGGAGACCGAGGCGCGCGCGCTGGACGCCGATGAGAGGCTGGATCACTGA
- a CDS encoding lipoprotein-releasing ABC transporter permease subunit — translation MFRPLPFFIGLRYTRAKRRNHFISFISLISMLGLTLGVLVMILVLSVMNGFDRELRTRILGMVPHASINGYQPIDDWRSLVTELEAHPEVAAAAPFIQLQGMLTHNGSVAPVLVSGVIPEAEAEVSIIDQHMQAGALSDLADGEFGIIIGELIAKRFNVGVGDKLTFVMPEASVTPAGVFPRLKRFHVTGVFKVGAELDGSMAMIHAGDAARLSRWEPGQMQGVRLRLDDLFRAPQVAWELVGQLPGDYYAQDWTRSHGNLFAAIRMEKTMIGLLLLLIVAVAAFNIISTLVMVVTDKKADIAILRTLGASPGTIMGIFMVQGSVIGVVGTLTGGILGVLAALNVSALVAGLERLLGTQFLSSDVYFISYLPSQLIWTDVVIICTAALGMSFLATLYPAWRASRTEPAEALRYD, via the coding sequence ATGTTCAGACCTTTGCCGTTTTTTATCGGACTGCGCTACACGCGCGCCAAACGTCGTAACCATTTCATATCCTTTATCTCTCTGATCTCCATGCTGGGTCTGACGCTCGGTGTGCTGGTGATGATCCTGGTGCTGTCGGTAATGAACGGTTTCGACCGTGAGCTGCGTACCCGCATCCTCGGCATGGTGCCGCATGCCAGCATCAATGGCTATCAACCAATCGACGATTGGCGGTCATTGGTGACCGAGCTGGAAGCGCACCCGGAGGTGGCCGCAGCGGCCCCCTTCATCCAGCTGCAGGGGATGCTGACACACAATGGCAGCGTCGCGCCGGTGTTGGTCAGCGGGGTGATTCCCGAGGCGGAGGCCGAGGTTTCCATCATTGACCAGCATATGCAGGCGGGAGCCTTGAGTGACCTGGCCGATGGCGAATTCGGCATCATCATCGGTGAGCTGATTGCCAAACGTTTCAATGTGGGGGTCGGTGACAAGCTGACCTTCGTCATGCCGGAAGCCTCGGTAACGCCGGCAGGTGTCTTCCCGCGTTTGAAACGTTTTCACGTCACCGGTGTATTCAAGGTCGGCGCTGAGCTGGACGGCTCGATGGCCATGATCCATGCCGGTGACGCTGCGCGTTTGAGCCGCTGGGAGCCGGGTCAGATGCAAGGAGTACGCTTGCGCCTGGATGACCTGTTCCGCGCGCCACAGGTGGCCTGGGAGCTGGTAGGGCAACTGCCGGGCGATTACTACGCCCAGGACTGGACGCGCAGCCACGGCAACCTGTTTGCCGCCATTCGCATGGAAAAGACCATGATCGGGCTATTGCTGCTGCTGATCGTGGCGGTGGCGGCCTTCAATATCATTTCCACGCTGGTCATGGTGGTGACGGACAAGAAAGCCGATATCGCCATTCTGCGCACCCTCGGGGCTTCGCCGGGCACCATCATGGGTATCTTCATGGTGCAGGGGTCGGTCATCGGAGTGGTCGGTACTTTGACCGGTGGCATCCTTGGTGTGCTCGCGGCGCTCAATGTGTCGGCACTGGTAGCGGGGCTGGAACGTCTGCTGGGTACCCAGTTCCTAAGCTCTGATGTGTATTTCATCAGTTATCTGCCGTCCCAGCTGATCTGGACGGATGTTGTGATCATCTGCACTGCGGCGCTGGGGATGAGCTTTCTGGCTACCCTGTACCCGGCCTGGCGTGCATCCCGTACCGAACCGGCGGAGGCCTTGCGTTATGACTGA
- a CDS encoding ExbD/TolR family protein codes for MNFRRTHREEVSVNLTPLIDVVFLLLIFFMVSTTFTRETQLKLDLPESASGDPVENRTLEQIEVLISAAGEVMINGKALINPGLDTLQTALQRESGGDKALPVVITADAKTPHQSVITVMDAAGQQGFSRLRLTTNALEAQGQ; via the coding sequence ATGAACTTTCGACGTACCCACCGGGAGGAGGTCAGCGTTAACCTGACACCGCTGATCGATGTGGTGTTCCTGTTGCTGATCTTTTTCATGGTCTCTACTACCTTTACCCGCGAAACCCAGCTGAAACTCGACCTGCCGGAATCGGCTTCCGGCGATCCGGTGGAAAATCGCACGCTGGAACAGATCGAAGTACTCATCTCGGCTGCGGGAGAGGTCATGATCAATGGCAAGGCCTTGATCAACCCCGGGCTCGATACCCTGCAGACCGCACTCCAGCGTGAGTCTGGTGGTGACAAGGCGTTACCCGTGGTGATTACCGCCGATGCCAAGACGCCGCACCAGTCGGTTATCACCGTGATGGATGCCGCCGGCCAACAGGGCTTCAGCCGTCTGCGCCTGACCACCAACGCGCTGGAAGCGCAGGGGCAGTGA
- the sthA gene encoding Si-specific NAD(P)(+) transhydrogenase: MAVYNYDVVVLGSGPAGEGAAVNAAKNGRRVAVVEERSMVGGNCTHLGTIPSKALRYSVKQIIHFNTNPMFRAIGEPRAFSFPDVLKSAEKVITRQVTSRNSYYARNRIDLFFGKGSFADAHTIELVNAEGAVDRLIAQDVIIATGSSPYRPADINFNHPRIYDSDTILKLNHTPRNLIIYGAGVIGCEYASIFCGLGVKVDLIHNRDRLLSFLDDEISDALSYHLRNNTVLIRHNEEYEKIEGLDGGGVVLHLKSGKKIKADALLWCNGRSGNTAGLGLENVGLQVNSRGQVLVDENYRTSVPNIYGAGDVIGWPSLASAAFDQGRSAAGNIVEHDSWRFVNDVPTGIYTIPEISSLGKTESELTSEKVPYEIGQAFFKNMARAQISSEPVGMLKILFHRETLQVLGIHCFGDQASEIVHIGQAIMSQEGEANTIKYFVNTTFNYPTMAEAYRVAALDGLGRLF; this comes from the coding sequence ATGGCTGTTTATAACTATGATGTGGTGGTGCTGGGCTCTGGCCCTGCCGGAGAAGGGGCTGCAGTCAATGCGGCAAAAAACGGCCGTCGCGTGGCAGTAGTCGAAGAGCGCAGCATGGTGGGGGGGAATTGCACTCATCTGGGGACTATTCCATCCAAGGCGTTGCGTTATTCGGTCAAACAGATCATTCATTTCAACACCAATCCGATGTTCCGAGCGATTGGTGAACCACGTGCATTTTCCTTCCCTGACGTGCTCAAGAGCGCCGAGAAGGTCATCACCCGGCAGGTCACGTCCCGAAACAGCTACTATGCCCGCAATCGTATCGATCTGTTTTTCGGCAAGGGCAGCTTTGCCGACGCGCATACCATTGAGCTGGTCAACGCCGAAGGCGCTGTTGATCGCCTGATAGCGCAGGATGTCATCATTGCGACCGGCTCCAGCCCCTACCGTCCGGCGGATATCAACTTCAACCACCCGCGGATCTATGACAGCGACACCATTCTCAAACTCAATCACACCCCGCGTAACCTGATCATCTATGGGGCAGGGGTGATTGGCTGTGAGTACGCGTCGATCTTCTGTGGGCTCGGTGTGAAGGTGGATCTGATTCATAACCGTGATCGTCTGCTGAGCTTTCTGGATGATGAGATCTCGGACGCGCTGAGCTATCACCTGCGCAATAACACTGTACTCATTCGCCATAATGAAGAATACGAGAAGATCGAAGGCCTGGATGGCGGTGGTGTGGTGCTGCATCTGAAATCAGGCAAGAAGATCAAGGCCGATGCGCTGCTCTGGTGCAATGGTCGCTCTGGCAATACTGCTGGTCTGGGGCTGGAAAATGTCGGACTGCAGGTCAACAGCCGTGGTCAGGTGCTGGTGGATGAGAATTACCGCACCAGTGTGCCGAATATCTATGGGGCCGGCGATGTCATCGGCTGGCCGAGCCTGGCCAGTGCGGCATTTGACCAGGGACGCTCGGCTGCGGGCAATATTGTCGAGCATGACAGTTGGCGTTTCGTCAATGATGTGCCGACCGGCATCTACACCATTCCGGAGATCAGCTCGCTGGGCAAAACCGAAAGCGAGCTGACCAGCGAGAAGGTGCCCTATGAGATCGGTCAGGCATTTTTCAAGAACATGGCCCGGGCGCAGATCAGCAGCGAGCCGGTAGGCATGCTGAAGATCCTGTTCCATCGCGAAACCCTGCAAGTGCTGGGCATTCACTGCTTCGGCGATCAGGCATCCGAGATCGTGCATATCGGTCAGGCGATCATGAGCCAGGAAGGTGAGGCCAATACCATCAAGTATTTCGTCAACACCACCTTCAATTATCCGACCATGGCTGAAGCCTACCGGGTAGCAGCGCTGGACGGTCTCGGCCGGCTGTTCTGA
- a CDS encoding DUF2062 domain-containing protein gives MPRQLLKRYMPSPERIKRSKSLRFMGTILHDPNLWHITRHSVARAMATGLFVAMLPIPMQMLLSACIAVTARANLPMSIGLVWLTNPITMPPVFFMQYKIGTLLLGTPERSMPMELSITWLAAEIQHIWQPMLLGSLLSGIVLASIGYAGTLLYWRFWVARNWQRRKMRRRRQS, from the coding sequence ATGCCGCGCCAGCTACTCAAACGCTACATGCCCAGCCCGGAACGGATCAAACGCAGCAAGTCACTGCGCTTCATGGGGACCATTCTTCATGATCCGAATCTCTGGCACATTACCCGTCACAGCGTTGCCCGGGCGATGGCTACGGGCCTGTTTGTTGCCATGCTGCCGATCCCGATGCAGATGCTGCTGTCCGCCTGCATAGCGGTGACCGCCCGGGCGAATCTGCCGATGTCGATCGGACTGGTCTGGCTCACCAACCCGATCACCATGCCGCCGGTATTCTTCATGCAGTACAAGATCGGCACCCTGCTGCTGGGCACACCTGAACGCAGCATGCCGATGGAGTTGTCGATCACCTGGCTGGCAGCAGAGATTCAGCATATATGGCAGCCCATGCTGCTGGGCTCGCTGCTGTCGGGGATAGTGCTGGCCAGCATTGGCTACGCTGGCACTCTGTTGTATTGGCGTTTCTGGGTCGCACGCAACTGGCAGCGTCGCAAAATGCGACGCCGTCGTCAGTCTTAG
- a CDS encoding DNA internalization-related competence protein ComEC/Rec2 gives MDVPLLLTALIAGMLLPLGLGELPPVWLPALLLCLALLLCRRRRLRWLIVLCVGLFWSCLFHHHLLAQRLTPALDGIRVTVVAQVDGLPEATETGWRFALDKVRLAENDQPLPPMRVHWFDGQPVNPGESWRFEITLRRPAGMANPGGFDYEAWLYAQGIGALGSIRSGERISEAPRFAGFAALRSEIRSRVSAVLEQQPGGVRLIALVVGDKSVLAREDWLVLQATGTSHLMVISGLHVGMLAAAVFGLVTLLGRFGWLAWPWPRSWLAIVLVIPIAGLYALLAGFGVPVQRALLMIVLALLIRLLYRQPRLWTFWLVAFAAVVALNPAAPLRAGFWLSFVAVGLLLYGMGARLGAPSLWWRWGRAQWVVFIGLWPWLMLWSMPASLTAPLANVVAIPWVSLLVVPAALLGTLLELLLDFPWLLKAAAVALNWLFDGLGWIAQLRDPERLAEPGWPGFLLGLAGIAALLSPVARILWLPATLCLLALLLPAQQRPPPGQLWVTVLDVGQGLSVLLQTENHDLLYDTGARFSSGFDLGEAVVHPALMALGVRKLDTLLLSHADNDHAGGAPFVAAHLPVARVLAGQHADIEPVLQAQPCMPGDHWQWDGVRFEVLYSPPPPAPPNEQSCVLRVIVGNSAVLLPGDLGIRGEYQMLDRPLTADLLLAPHHGSRSSSSYAFIRAVNPRWVVFSAGRHSQYGHPHPLVVERYRELEAEPVYTATAGAIRFVLDDTGKTRREWSWRERARRFWHEDQAASPGG, from the coding sequence ATGGATGTGCCGCTGCTGCTGACAGCACTGATAGCTGGCATGCTGTTGCCTCTGGGGCTCGGTGAATTGCCGCCTGTCTGGTTGCCCGCGCTGCTGCTGTGTCTGGCGCTGCTGCTATGTCGCCGTCGCCGCCTGCGCTGGCTGATCGTCCTGTGTGTCGGCTTGTTCTGGTCCTGTCTGTTTCACCATCATTTATTGGCGCAGCGCCTGACGCCGGCGTTGGATGGTATCCGAGTGACGGTGGTGGCGCAGGTCGACGGACTGCCGGAGGCCACTGAAACCGGCTGGCGGTTTGCCTTGGACAAGGTGCGCCTGGCGGAAAATGATCAGCCGTTGCCACCGATGCGAGTGCACTGGTTTGATGGCCAGCCGGTCAATCCCGGAGAGTCCTGGCGTTTCGAGATAACCCTGCGGCGTCCCGCTGGTATGGCCAACCCCGGCGGCTTTGATTATGAAGCCTGGCTATATGCCCAGGGCATCGGTGCGCTGGGCAGTATTCGCAGTGGCGAACGGATCAGCGAGGCGCCCCGGTTTGCCGGTTTCGCGGCGCTGCGCAGCGAAATTCGGTCGCGGGTTTCCGCGGTGCTGGAACAGCAGCCCGGCGGCGTCAGATTGATAGCGCTGGTGGTGGGGGACAAGAGCGTGCTCGCGCGCGAGGACTGGCTGGTGCTGCAGGCCACGGGAACCAGCCATCTCATGGTTATTTCAGGTTTGCATGTGGGCATGCTGGCAGCGGCGGTATTCGGACTGGTAACCCTGCTGGGACGTTTCGGATGGCTGGCCTGGCCGTGGCCGCGATCATGGTTGGCTATCGTGCTGGTGATTCCTATCGCCGGCTTGTATGCGTTGCTGGCTGGATTCGGGGTGCCGGTGCAGCGCGCATTGTTGATGATAGTGCTGGCTCTGTTGATTCGTCTGCTCTATCGCCAGCCTCGACTGTGGACTTTCTGGTTGGTGGCCTTTGCCGCAGTGGTGGCGCTCAATCCTGCTGCGCCCTTGCGGGCTGGATTCTGGTTGTCCTTTGTCGCAGTTGGCTTGTTGCTGTATGGCATGGGCGCCAGATTGGGCGCACCCTCGCTGTGGTGGCGCTGGGGCAGAGCGCAGTGGGTGGTCTTTATCGGTCTATGGCCCTGGTTGATGCTCTGGAGTATGCCGGCAAGCCTGACGGCGCCGCTGGCCAATGTAGTGGCGATTCCATGGGTCAGCCTGCTGGTGGTTCCTGCAGCATTGTTGGGTACATTACTGGAGCTGCTGCTGGATTTCCCCTGGTTGTTGAAAGCGGCGGCGGTTGCCTTGAACTGGCTGTTTGATGGGCTTGGCTGGATAGCACAGTTGCGTGACCCCGAGCGTCTCGCGGAGCCCGGATGGCCAGGTTTTCTGCTTGGCCTGGCGGGTATTGCCGCACTGTTGAGCCCGGTAGCGCGCATACTCTGGCTGCCCGCCACGCTGTGTCTTCTGGCTTTGCTGCTGCCGGCTCAGCAGCGTCCGCCGCCCGGTCAGCTCTGGGTCACGGTGCTGGACGTGGGGCAGGGGTTGTCGGTGCTGCTGCAAACCGAGAATCATGATCTCCTGTACGACACCGGAGCCCGGTTCAGCAGTGGCTTCGATCTGGGTGAGGCGGTTGTACATCCGGCGTTGATGGCGCTGGGCGTGCGCAAGCTGGATACGCTGCTGCTCAGCCATGCTGATAATGATCACGCTGGAGGCGCGCCTTTCGTGGCAGCCCATTTGCCGGTGGCGCGGGTCTTGGCGGGACAACATGCCGATATCGAACCGGTGCTGCAGGCGCAGCCCTGCATGCCCGGCGACCACTGGCAGTGGGACGGCGTCCGCTTCGAGGTGTTGTACAGCCCGCCGCCACCTGCGCCGCCCAATGAGCAGTCCTGCGTGCTGCGGGTGATTGTCGGCAACAGCGCGGTGCTGCTGCCCGGTGATCTGGGTATCCGCGGCGAGTATCAGATGCTCGACAGGCCATTGACCGCTGATCTGTTGCTGGCGCCTCACCATGGCAGTCGGAGTTCGTCATCCTACGCCTTCATCCGAGCGGTGAATCCGCGCTGGGTGGTGTTCAGCGCGGGGCGGCACAGCCAGTATGGCCATCCACACCCCCTGGTTGTGGAACGATACCGCGAACTGGAAGCCGAACCGGTTTATACTGCCACCGCCGGAGCGATACGCTTTGTCCTGGACGACACAGGGAAGACCCGCCGGGAATGGTCCTGGCGAGAGCGTGCACGACGCTTCTGGCATGAAGATCAAGCTGCGTCCCCAGGTGGCTGA
- the nqrM gene encoding (Na+)-NQR maturation NqrM: MVWVLAFAVMLLCVAGMAVGVMMGRPPIAGSCGGIGAVGVDSSCGICGGNPKKCDESRQETGPTGAAALAYDATQGKPRK; this comes from the coding sequence ATGGTCTGGGTACTGGCTTTTGCGGTAATGCTGCTGTGCGTTGCCGGTATGGCTGTTGGTGTCATGATGGGGCGTCCGCCGATTGCGGGTTCCTGCGGGGGCATTGGTGCGGTCGGGGTGGATAGCAGCTGCGGTATCTGTGGCGGTAATCCGAAGAAGTGTGATGAATCCCGGCAGGAAACCGGTCCGACTGGCGCGGCGGCACTCGCCTACGACGCCACACAGGGCAAGCCCAGGAAGTAA